One region of Natronobacterium texcoconense genomic DNA includes:
- a CDS encoding phosphoenolpyruvate carboxykinase (ATP), producing the protein MSETGTEPRPLVRDLPDPDTASHVRYNPSLEELRELAEHEETTTEFGSPSYVSEFRSRSADRTKNAVDHEFNTRDHDLVDEAISAAGDDDRELVCVDRLMGRHSDATFCCRLFVPAEHARIALAWANLFEPTDGRKPDLYTVQLPDHDETEIRVLPDEGFTAVLGSDYTGEAKKSFLRLFMYRIKEQGGLGLHAGSKRVRVRDDDGDLRTVGQVFMGLSATGKSTLTSHGCWLEDPEDATMLQDDVCGLLPDGSVAGSEGEGLFIKTIGLDADEQPELYEAATHESAILENVTVDDDGTVDFDDDHYTANSRAIIQREQLESAGEDIDLERMDQVFFITRNPLMPPVAKLTDEQAAVAFMLGESIETSAGDPSRAGESIRVVGTNPFIVGSEGEEGNVFHDLVSSLDADCYVINTGYLGEKAVDVGVEESVTILTETARGRIEWTDDDRTGLTIPKTVPGLEIGDYYVPDHVDDYDEALAELRAERRDYLEEFDDLREEIKDAVY; encoded by the coding sequence ATGTCCGAAACCGGGACGGAGCCACGTCCACTCGTCCGGGATCTTCCCGACCCAGATACTGCGTCACACGTCCGGTACAACCCGTCGCTCGAGGAACTTCGCGAACTCGCCGAACACGAAGAGACGACCACCGAGTTCGGTTCACCCTCCTACGTCAGCGAGTTCCGGTCGCGGAGCGCCGATCGGACGAAAAACGCCGTCGATCACGAGTTCAATACCCGCGATCACGACCTGGTCGACGAGGCAATCTCGGCAGCGGGCGACGACGACCGTGAACTGGTCTGTGTCGACCGGTTGATGGGCCGTCATTCCGACGCGACCTTCTGTTGCCGACTGTTCGTCCCGGCGGAACACGCCCGGATCGCGCTCGCCTGGGCGAACCTGTTCGAGCCCACGGACGGTCGCAAACCGGATCTCTACACCGTCCAGTTGCCCGACCACGACGAGACCGAGATTCGCGTCCTCCCCGACGAAGGGTTCACCGCCGTCCTCGGAAGCGACTACACCGGCGAGGCCAAGAAGTCGTTCCTCCGGCTGTTCATGTACCGAATCAAAGAACAGGGTGGCCTCGGCCTTCACGCGGGCAGCAAGCGCGTCCGCGTCCGTGACGACGACGGCGACCTGCGCACGGTCGGGCAGGTGTTCATGGGACTGTCCGCCACCGGGAAGTCGACGCTTACCTCCCACGGCTGCTGGCTCGAGGACCCCGAAGACGCCACGATGTTGCAGGACGACGTCTGTGGCCTCCTCCCCGACGGCTCCGTCGCCGGCAGCGAGGGTGAGGGACTGTTCATCAAGACCATCGGCCTCGACGCCGACGAGCAGCCAGAACTCTACGAGGCCGCGACCCACGAGTCTGCAATCCTGGAGAACGTCACCGTCGACGACGACGGCACCGTCGACTTCGACGACGACCACTACACCGCGAACTCGCGGGCGATCATCCAGCGCGAACAACTCGAGAGCGCGGGCGAGGATATCGACTTAGAGCGGATGGACCAGGTCTTTTTCATCACGCGCAACCCGCTGATGCCGCCGGTCGCGAAACTCACCGACGAGCAGGCCGCTGTCGCGTTCATGCTCGGTGAGTCGATCGAGACCAGCGCCGGAGATCCATCGCGCGCGGGCGAATCGATCCGCGTCGTCGGCACCAACCCCTTCATCGTCGGCTCCGAGGGCGAAGAAGGGAACGTCTTCCACGACCTCGTCTCGTCGCTCGATGCCGACTGTTACGTGATCAACACGGGCTATCTCGGCGAGAAGGCCGTCGACGTCGGCGTCGAGGAGTCGGTGACGATCCTCACCGAAACCGCCCGCGGCCGCATCGAGTGGACCGACGACGACCGGACCGGGCTAACGATCCCCAAAACCGTCCCCGGCCTCGAGATCGGCGATTACTACGTCCCGGACCACGTCGACGACTACGACGAAGCCCTCGCGGAACTGCGCGCGGAGCGTCGCGACTACCTCGAGGAGTTCGACGACCTCCGCGAGGAGATCAAAGACGCGGTCTACTGA
- the cutA gene encoding divalent-cation tolerance protein CutA: MPTVYITAPTDEADAIAERLVEERLAACVNRFPITSTYRWDGEVHHDEEIALLAKTTDDAYDDLVERLEEIHPYDVPCIERFDEAGILGSFAEWRTESVSPE, from the coding sequence ATGCCGACCGTCTACATCACGGCCCCGACCGACGAGGCCGATGCGATCGCCGAACGACTGGTCGAGGAGCGACTCGCCGCCTGTGTCAACCGGTTCCCGATTACGTCGACGTACCGCTGGGACGGCGAGGTACACCACGACGAGGAGATCGCACTGCTGGCAAAGACCACCGACGACGCCTACGACGACCTCGTCGAGCGCCTCGAGGAGATCCACCCCTACGACGTTCCGTGTATCGAGCGGTTCGACGAGGCGGGAATCCTCGGGTCGTTCGCGGAGTGGCGAACGGAGAGCGTCTCGCCGGAGTGA
- a CDS encoding HEWD family protein has translation MTAQVRTPTARVCERCDRAEQWDENLEAWQLERKDGERQVGNPHCLHEWDINGSFNPVVDDA, from the coding sequence ATGACTGCACAGGTACGAACGCCGACCGCACGCGTCTGCGAACGCTGCGATCGGGCCGAACAATGGGACGAGAACCTCGAGGCGTGGCAACTCGAGCGCAAGGACGGCGAGAGGCAGGTCGGAAATCCCCACTGCCTCCACGAGTGGGACATCAACGGCTCGTTCAATCCGGTCGTCGACGACGCCTGA
- a CDS encoding 50S ribosomal protein L11 produces MAGTIEVLVPGGQANPGPPLGPELGPTPVDVQAVVQDINDQTEAFDGTEVPVTVEYEDDGSFEIEVGVPPTAELIKDEAGFDTGSGEPQEDFVADLSIEQVQQIAEQKKPDLLAYDTKNAAKEVVGTCASMGVTIEGEDAREFKAKVDDGEFDDVLVEA; encoded by the coding sequence ATGGCTGGAACCATCGAAGTGCTCGTTCCGGGTGGGCAGGCCAACCCTGGCCCGCCGCTCGGTCCCGAGCTCGGACCGACGCCCGTCGACGTGCAGGCAGTCGTACAGGACATCAACGATCAGACCGAGGCCTTCGACGGAACCGAAGTCCCCGTCACCGTCGAGTACGAGGACGACGGCTCCTTCGAGATCGAAGTCGGCGTCCCGCCGACGGCCGAACTGATCAAAGACGAGGCCGGCTTCGACACCGGCAGCGGCGAACCCCAGGAGGACTTCGTCGCTGACCTCTCGATCGAACAGGTCCAGCAGATCGCCGAGCAGAAAAAGCCCGACCTGCTGGCTTACGACACGAAAAACGCCGCGAAGGAAGTCGTCGGCACCTGCGCCTCGATGGGCGTCACCATCGAAGGCGAGGACGCCCGCGAGTTCAAGGCGAAAGTCGACGACGGCGAGTTCGACGACGTTCTCGTCGAAGCGTAA
- a CDS encoding zinc-dependent alcohol dehydrogenase, producing the protein MTARTLYFTAPRTVEVRERESPDPDSDELRVRTITSAISAGTECLIYRGDAPTDLPADEELEALDGDLSFPLSYGYAAVGEVTAVGSSVDDDWLGRQVFAYNQHESQFLARPDDVLPVPNDVSPREAALFANLETAVTFLLDGEPLLGERVAVLGQGVVGLLTTALLAQTPLESLITFDSYERRRERSEAFGADRSLDPSRAVPDAFRDVAGDRADLTYELSGDPDALDDAIATTGFDGRVIVGSWYGTRPATVELGGRFHRDRLEIRSSQVSTIDPRLSGRWSRERRHDLTWKWLQRLDVASLLTHEFPLTEADDAYELLEDRPSEAIQVLFTYE; encoded by the coding sequence ATGACCGCACGGACGCTATACTTCACCGCGCCGCGAACTGTCGAGGTTCGGGAACGCGAGAGCCCCGACCCCGATTCCGACGAACTGCGCGTCCGAACGATCACGTCCGCGATCAGCGCCGGTACCGAGTGTCTGATCTACCGCGGCGACGCGCCGACGGACCTCCCAGCGGACGAGGAACTCGAGGCGCTCGACGGCGACCTCTCCTTTCCGCTCTCCTACGGCTACGCGGCCGTCGGCGAGGTGACAGCCGTCGGCTCGAGCGTCGATGACGACTGGCTCGGCCGGCAGGTGTTCGCGTACAACCAGCACGAGAGTCAGTTCCTCGCCCGACCCGACGACGTTCTGCCGGTACCCAACGACGTCTCTCCCCGCGAGGCCGCGCTGTTCGCGAACCTCGAGACGGCCGTCACCTTCCTGCTCGACGGCGAACCGTTGCTCGGCGAGCGAGTCGCCGTCCTCGGTCAGGGTGTCGTCGGGTTACTGACGACCGCGTTGCTCGCACAGACGCCGCTCGAGTCCCTGATCACGTTCGATTCCTACGAACGACGCCGCGAGCGATCGGAAGCGTTCGGTGCCGATCGATCGCTCGATCCGAGCCGGGCGGTTCCGGACGCGTTCCGAGACGTCGCTGGTGACCGTGCCGACCTCACGTACGAACTCTCCGGCGACCCCGACGCGCTCGACGACGCGATCGCGACCACCGGGTTCGACGGCCGCGTGATCGTCGGCTCGTGGTACGGCACTCGACCCGCCACCGTCGAACTCGGCGGGCGATTCCACCGCGACCGACTCGAGATACGAAGCAGTCAGGTGAGCACGATCGATCCCCGCCTCTCCGGACGCTGGTCGCGAGAGCGTCGCCACGACCTCACCTGGAAATGGCTACAGCGACTCGACGTCGCGTCGCTTCTCACCCACGAGTTCCCGCTCACAGAAGCCGACGACGCGTACGAACTACTCGAGGATCGCCCGTCGGAAGCGATCCAGGTACTGTTTACCTATGAGTGA
- a CDS encoding nuclear transport factor 2 family protein: MTDSDSGRDPETIVREYYDLVDADEYGDLVDLFTDDVRYERPGQGTIESRGALRTFYEEERPLEEGSHEVHDVVVDEDSEGRVTVAVRGSFSGRQNEEPVELGFADFHELNDAGDAIARRYTFTDRDKL, translated from the coding sequence ATGACCGACTCCGATAGCGGTCGCGATCCCGAAACGATAGTCCGGGAGTACTACGATCTCGTCGATGCAGACGAGTACGGAGACCTCGTCGACCTGTTCACCGACGACGTCCGATACGAACGCCCCGGCCAGGGAACGATCGAAAGTCGGGGGGCACTGCGGACGTTTTACGAGGAGGAACGCCCGCTCGAGGAGGGGAGCCACGAGGTTCACGACGTCGTCGTCGACGAGGACAGCGAGGGACGCGTTACGGTCGCCGTTCGCGGTTCCTTCTCGGGCCGCCAGAACGAGGAACCGGTCGAACTCGGCTTCGCTGACTTCCACGAACTGAACGACGCCGGAGACGCGATCGCTCGCCGCTACACGTTCACGGATCGCGACAAACTATGA
- a CDS encoding disk-shape morphogenesis protein volactin — protein MVYGLDISPSAVRSAVDRSGMPTVESELPAIVPLEESAADLLTADRTDGTYVIGSDARTVDDDPRVPFERGVFDDTDAAETVLETVVDRLLEGGDSDRVRYATPEPLVAENTTSVDHRETVESVLTGKGYEPTPIGKGFAVVYDQLEENNYTGVGICLERQSTSLSLAYYGVPSLSFSIARGSAWIVDRVATETGRSPPEVREVLETFELDPETTGELEGAIADAYDALVGELVDVLEQYADDGSLQDGVAVPIAIGGDGVIEGLEYLVGGRIDAAGLPLSIRGVRLADEPGESAVRGALAASRDDIDAGSSAWPAETDVDAASRPVETSGSAESETERAVNGNGGSDGETVSFDDATVVNGGSSGGRNRANDALDSLLDQLSTHEQRLEEVDEDADAIRDDLEELADRTASSERVAEVDERLVSVVDDLAALEEETIADVTAEIESLEGDIESLEGDFDGLSETVSDLESLEGDVESLDTDLEGLSERLAEVADDAETLEDVTEELEESVSEHGERFEDHDERIDEVSEGLSGLSETLEDVSGRLEGVVSDAEALESDVADLEESLSEHDERLTQQDDQVETLSDQQADFSETVDDVSEQLESVVDDTDSLESDVTGLEQQFSDLDERVAEQDGSIDDVSDRLADLGETVDELASLEETVDELASLEATVDEVSESIADLEALEGTVESHEDDLAELSESISELESLETDLGDLSETVDKLEGVSETVAELTALEDDLEDLSASVTDLESSLTADVDEVTDRLESVDDEVASLGDEVGDLETQVAAFDERFESQSTKIDGVSGRLSELSERTDALESSLAADIDDVSERLATLADETGAVENDVEGLEARVSEFDGRFEDQDDRIEELTDRLADLSAESDDADSLETDLEELSETVAALEAGDDDTTASDDSSSSGVAVPTLAGGGGAGVVSGGAVALTSDPTIGAGAAALGVALVLVAVFLGR, from the coding sequence ATGGTATACGGCCTCGATATTTCGCCGAGTGCGGTACGGTCAGCGGTCGACCGGTCCGGCATGCCGACGGTCGAGTCGGAACTTCCCGCGATCGTTCCGCTCGAGGAGTCGGCTGCGGACCTGCTTACTGCCGACCGAACGGACGGGACGTACGTGATCGGATCGGACGCACGGACCGTCGACGACGACCCACGGGTCCCCTTCGAGCGCGGCGTCTTCGACGACACCGACGCGGCCGAGACCGTCCTCGAGACCGTCGTCGACCGGCTGCTCGAGGGAGGCGATTCCGACCGGGTCCGGTACGCGACGCCCGAACCGCTGGTCGCCGAGAACACCACGAGCGTCGACCACCGCGAGACCGTCGAGTCGGTCCTCACCGGAAAAGGGTACGAGCCGACCCCGATCGGCAAGGGTTTTGCCGTCGTCTACGACCAGCTCGAGGAGAACAACTACACCGGCGTCGGGATCTGTCTCGAGCGCCAGAGTACGAGCCTCTCGCTTGCCTACTACGGTGTGCCCTCTCTTTCGTTTTCGATCGCACGCGGGAGCGCGTGGATCGTCGACCGCGTCGCGACCGAGACTGGTCGCTCTCCGCCGGAGGTGCGCGAGGTCCTCGAGACGTTCGAACTCGATCCCGAGACGACGGGCGAACTCGAGGGAGCGATCGCGGACGCCTACGACGCACTCGTCGGCGAACTCGTCGACGTGCTCGAGCAGTACGCCGACGACGGCTCGCTCCAGGACGGTGTCGCCGTCCCGATCGCGATCGGGGGCGACGGCGTGATCGAGGGTCTCGAGTATCTCGTCGGTGGCCGAATCGACGCTGCGGGACTCCCGCTGTCTATCCGTGGCGTTCGACTGGCCGACGAGCCGGGCGAAAGCGCCGTTCGCGGTGCGCTCGCGGCATCTCGAGACGACATCGACGCCGGCAGTAGCGCCTGGCCCGCCGAGACCGACGTCGACGCCGCCAGCCGGCCCGTCGAGACGAGCGGCTCCGCCGAGAGCGAGACGGAACGGGCCGTCAACGGGAACGGCGGTTCCGACGGTGAGACGGTTTCGTTCGACGACGCGACCGTGGTCAACGGCGGCAGTTCCGGCGGCCGAAACCGGGCCAACGACGCGCTCGACTCGCTGCTCGACCAGCTCTCGACTCACGAGCAGCGACTCGAGGAAGTCGACGAGGACGCCGACGCGATCCGTGACGACCTCGAGGAACTGGCGGACCGGACGGCCTCGAGCGAGCGGGTGGCGGAAGTCGACGAACGGCTGGTGTCGGTCGTCGACGACCTCGCCGCACTCGAGGAGGAGACGATCGCGGACGTGACCGCAGAGATCGAATCGCTGGAGGGCGATATCGAGTCGTTAGAGGGTGACTTCGACGGGCTGTCGGAGACCGTTTCGGATCTCGAGTCACTGGAGGGCGACGTCGAGTCGCTCGATACCGACCTCGAGGGGCTGTCGGAACGACTCGCGGAGGTCGCCGACGACGCGGAGACGCTTGAAGACGTCACCGAGGAACTCGAGGAATCCGTTTCCGAACACGGGGAACGGTTCGAGGACCACGACGAGCGGATCGACGAGGTATCCGAAGGACTCTCCGGCCTCTCGGAAACGCTCGAGGACGTCTCCGGCCGACTCGAGGGGGTCGTCTCGGACGCGGAGGCGCTCGAGAGTGACGTCGCGGATCTCGAGGAGTCGCTTTCCGAGCACGACGAGCGACTCACACAGCAGGACGACCAGGTCGAGACGCTGTCTGACCAGCAGGCAGACTTCTCGGAGACCGTCGACGACGTCTCGGAGCAACTCGAATCGGTCGTCGACGACACTGACTCCCTCGAAAGCGACGTCACGGGCCTCGAACAGCAGTTCTCCGACCTCGACGAACGAGTTGCGGAGCAGGACGGGTCGATCGACGACGTCTCGGATCGACTGGCAGACCTCGGGGAAACCGTCGACGAACTGGCCTCGCTCGAGGAGACTGTCGACGAACTCGCATCACTCGAAGCGACCGTCGACGAGGTATCGGAATCGATCGCCGACCTCGAGGCACTCGAAGGCACCGTCGAGTCGCACGAGGACGACCTCGCGGAACTATCGGAATCGATCTCGGAACTCGAATCGCTCGAGACCGATCTCGGGGACCTTTCGGAGACCGTCGACAAACTGGAAGGGGTCTCGGAGACCGTCGCTGAATTAACGGCACTCGAGGACGACCTCGAGGATCTCTCGGCGTCGGTCACCGACCTCGAGTCGTCGCTGACCGCCGACGTCGACGAGGTAACGGATCGACTCGAGTCGGTGGACGACGAGGTGGCGTCGCTCGGCGACGAGGTCGGAGACCTCGAGACGCAGGTCGCCGCGTTTGACGAGCGATTCGAGAGCCAGAGCACGAAGATCGACGGCGTCTCGGGTCGACTCTCGGAACTGTCGGAACGAACGGACGCCCTCGAGTCGTCGCTGGCGGCCGATATTGACGACGTCTCGGAGCGCCTCGCGACGCTCGCAGACGAGACGGGAGCGGTAGAGAACGACGTCGAGGGACTCGAGGCACGCGTCTCGGAGTTCGACGGGCGATTCGAGGATCAGGACGACCGGATCGAGGAACTGACGGATCGACTCGCGGATCTCTCGGCGGAGAGCGACGACGCTGATTCGCTCGAGACCGACCTCGAAGAACTATCGGAGACCGTCGCTGCACTCGAGGCTGGCGACGACGATACGACGGCCAGTGACGACTCGAGTTCGAGTGGTGTCGCGGTCCCGACGCTCGCCGGCGGTGGCGGTGCGGGAGTCGTCTCGGGTGGCGCTGTCGCGCTCACCAGCGATCCGACGATCGGGGCGGGTGCGGCCGCTCTCGGCGTCGCACTCGTTCTCGTGGCAGTCTTCCTCGGCCGATAG
- a CDS encoding OsmC family protein has protein sequence MGDTDLREEQKPLKDEYESNPEAAQITLTATGEEQDDARSCNVDIGRAIYEAELHEGAGGPGSGACSGDLLLGALAACSQLTAQAVAENFGSDVEVSVEASGDLDLRGTMGVDDDVPVGFEDVRLEFNIDGDIDEETRAAIQTYTERYCVVYQTLENPPGVETDWSFE, from the coding sequence ATGGGAGACACTGACTTGCGCGAAGAGCAGAAGCCGCTCAAAGACGAGTACGAATCGAATCCCGAGGCCGCACAGATAACGCTCACCGCGACGGGAGAAGAGCAGGACGACGCCCGTTCGTGTAACGTCGACATCGGCCGTGCGATCTACGAGGCCGAACTCCACGAGGGCGCCGGCGGTCCCGGAAGCGGCGCGTGTTCCGGCGACCTCCTGCTCGGTGCGCTCGCGGCCTGTTCGCAGTTGACCGCACAGGCCGTCGCGGAGAACTTCGGCAGCGACGTCGAGGTCTCCGTCGAAGCCAGCGGCGACCTCGACCTGCGTGGGACGATGGGCGTCGACGATGACGTTCCAGTCGGGTTCGAGGACGTCCGCCTCGAGTTCAACATCGACGGCGATATCGACGAGGAGACGCGGGCAGCAATCCAAACGTACACCGAACGCTACTGCGTCGTCTACCAGACGCTCGAGAATCCGCCGGGTGTCGAGACCGACTGGTCGTTCGAGTAG